AACGGCATTCAATAGGCGATGCACCACCACCACTATGGCTGGCTGAAGCGCCGGTCGGATGCGCGCAGCGAATTCCCAGGTGAGGTCCGTTGCCGGCGTGATGCCCAGCTTCCAGCCAGCGAACTCGAGGATCTGGAAGTGCTCGTCGGCATGGAAGGGGCCGATGGAGAAGATGGCGGCGATGACCAAGGCGAGCGCTCCGGGTGCAGCAATGCGTCGAACAGGAGAAGGAAGGACCGATGCGCTCATCAGTTGATCAATCGAAGCGCGGTTCGAGCGATGATCCGCAGATCGAGCCACATGCTGCGCTCCCGGACATACCGCCGATCGAGCGCGAGTTTCGCCGGCATCACCTCTTCCACGTACGCGCGCTCTGGATCGCTGGCGCGGCCCAGCACTTCGTTCTCATCGATGTACGCGATGCTGGCCAGGCTGGTGAGCCCGGGCCTTACGCTGAGCACCTGTCGTTGCTCCTCGGAATAGAGCGCCACGTAGCGAGGCACTTCGGGACGAGGTCCCACGATGCTCATGTCGCCCATGACGATGTTCACGAGCTGCGGCAGCTCATCAAGCTTGGTCTTGCGGAGCACGTAGCCGATGCGCGTGATGCGCGGGTCGCGGCCACCCACGGTGATCTGGCCGCCAGCCTCGCTGCCGGGTCGCATGGTGCGGAACTTCAGCAGCCGGAATTCCTTACCGCCTTTGCCCACGCGCACTTGCCGGAAGAAGGCGCCGCCCCGCGATCCGATGGCCACGACGAGGGCGATCAGCAGCATGAGCGGGGAGAGCGCCAGCAGCGCGCTGGCCGATGCGATCAGGTCGAACGCGCGCTTGCCCATGCGGCGAAGGAACGCAACGCCGCGCGATGCGGCCGACGCCCGGCCTCGCTATTCCACCACCAGCCTCAGCGCGCGGGCAGCGCTGCTTCCCTGCATGCTGAGCATGTACACGCCAGCGGGACGGCCCGTGAGATCAACGACGGCCCGGCCTGCGGTTGTGCGTTGGCGCAGCACCTCGCGCCCGAGCGCATCGCGGGCGATCAGCTGCACCGGCTGGGTGGATTCGATCATCAGTTGGAAGATGCCTGCACTCGGATTCGGGTATGCGCTGAGCCGCGGCGATGCAGCCTCTTCAATCCCGATGGAAGCGGCGTCCGCCGTGCGCAGCCCCAAGCTCGCCACCGGACCGCCGGTGAAGCCGATGAACCAATTGCCTCCGTTGCTGATCGGGCTGGTGGGCTGGCCGTACACCGCTTCATTCAGGCCATAGTGGACATGCTCATGGAAGCCGAAGAACACGGTGGGGTTGCTGGTGACGGTGCAGAAGAGGTAGCGCGCATTGTCCTGGAGCAGCAGGGGCTCGGTGAAGGGGAAGTGGACCATGGCGGAGTTGCCGGAGGCGGTGACCACATGCTCCTCGTCGTGGATGAGGGAGAGCTGGCTGAAGCCGAATCCGGCATCATCCATGGTGACGAAGGGATCCTGCCATTCATATACCCGGGTGATCACGCCGTCGCCGGCGATCGTGAGCGGCTCGTTCACCGACACTTGCCGGTCCATCCCGGTGACCGCGATTCGCGAGGCATGCGCGTCGCGGAAGTGGATGCAGCTCTCGTACGCTCCCGCGCTTTGGGCGGGCTGCATGCCCACGGTGCTCACGGGTGTGCCTGAGGCTTGTTCAACAGGCGCCAAGGCGTACCGGTCGGCGTAATGCAGCGGAACGGTGTACTGATTGTCCAAGGCGTGCTGATCGTTGAGGGCCACCACGTGATAGGTGAGCTGATAATTGCCGCTGAAGGCGGGCTGCGTCCAATCCGGAAGCTGCGCCAGCACGCTATCGCCGGGCGCAAGGGCGAAGGGCAAAGTGGCTTCATCATACACGCTCTCACCATCCTGTTCGATCACGGCGTGCAATGAGAGCCAGGCGATGTCCTCGGAGCCGAAGTTGTGCACCATGGCGCCCAGCCCCACAGCGTGGTCGCCAGGCTGTGAGGCGAGCAAGGCGGGCAACGCGAGGCTATTGGGCAGCAGCACGCCCTGCTTGCGCACGCCGGCATCCACGGCATATTAGCCATCCTTGTTGCCAAGAAGCACTGAGAGCGTTGCGCCGGTTTCGATGGCCTCCATCCATGCCTCACCGTCGCCCAAGGTGATCTGGAACACAGGGATGGTCACTTGCGGGCCATAAGGACCGCCGCCCATTTCCACGGGCGGGCCCTGGACATTATTGATGATCACGACCGCGATTGCGCCGGCTTCCTGGCAATGCTTCGCCTTCAACGCGTAATCGCAGGTGCCCCGGTAAAGCAGGGCCACCTTGCCAGCAACCGCCGCTGGATTGGTCAGTGGCGAGCAGGCGAGGCTGTCGTCCGGGCCGCCGCTATGCGCGCGCACCAGATCGCCGATCACCCGGTTCGAAGCGTAGAGCATGTTCGGCGTGTCCCATGAGCCAGCAGCGGGTTCGGCCCAGGTATGCGCATAGCTTCCCTGCAAGGGACCTGCGCTGAGGATATCGCAAGCCACTTGGGCCCGGAACGGGATCGCGAGCAGGAGAGAGGCGGTGAGTGCGATTGCTTTCATGGTGATCGGTGTTGATGCCACGAAGGGACAGCACTGCGCTTCGGATGCTGCGGAATGCATGACGGCCCGTGTGATATGGGGCGCAACGCTTTATCCCGCGATCGCACCGTTCATCCGCAGCGCAAGGAGAAGCGCGCTCGGACTGGCTTTCCGCGGATAGCTTCGCCGACCATGAAAAGCACCCTCCTGCTCACCGCGCTCTCGGCAACGATTTCCGCTTCGGCCCAGCCCCTTTGGCTCCGCAACGCCGCCATCAGCCCCGATGGGCAGTCCATCGCCTTCTGCTACCATGGTGATATCTGGCGCGTGCCCGCATCGGGTGGCGATGCCATGCCGCTCACCTCCAACGAAGCCTACGACCATACCCCGGTGTGGAGCCGCGACGGCAAGCAGATCGCCTTCACCAGCAAC
The DNA window shown above is from Flavobacteriales bacterium and carries:
- a CDS encoding sugar transferase, which gives rise to MGKRAFDLIASASALLALSPLMLLIALVVAIGSRGGAFFRQVRVGKGGKEFRLLKFRTMRPGSEAGGQITVGGRDPRITRIGYVLRKTKLDELPQLVNIVMGDMSIVGPRPEVPRYVALYSEEQRQVLSVRPGLTSLASIAYIDENEVLGRASDPERAYVEEVMPAKLALDRRYVRERSMWLDLRIIARTALRLIN
- a CDS encoding T9SS type A sorting domain-containing protein, which gives rise to MRKQGVLLPNSLALPALLASQPGDHAVGLGAMVHNFGSEDIAWLSLHAVIEQDGESVYDEATLPFALAPGDSVLAQLPDWTQPAFSGNYQLTYHVVALNDQHALDNQYTVPLHYADRYALAPVEQASGTPVSTVGMQPAQSAGAYESCIHFRDAHASRIAVTGMDRQVSVNEPLTIAGDGVITRVYEWQDPFVTMDDAGFGFSQLSLIHDEEHVVTASGNSAMVHFPFTEPLLLQDNARYLFCTVTSNPTVFFGFHEHVHYGLNEAVYGQPTSPISNGGNWFIGFTGGPVASLGLRTADAASIGIEEAASPRLSAYPNPSAGIFQLMIESTQPVQLIARDALGREVLRQRTTAGRAVVDLTGRPAGVYMLSMQGSSAARALRLVVE